A single genomic interval of Candidatus Neomarinimicrobiota bacterium harbors:
- a CDS encoding DUF4295 family protein has protein sequence MAKGKRSFADKARKYAERSKAERRYVRVVKSVKDSDTGAVRFSERMVAVPSDVNIDEYLRQVVEEEN, from the coding sequence ATGGCGAAAGGAAAGAGATCTTTTGCGGATAAGGCTAGAAAATATGCCGAACGCAGCAAGGCTGAAAGGCGATATGTGCGGGTCGTCAAGAGTGTGAAGGATTCTGATACGGGTGCCGTGCGGTTTTCAGAGCGCATGGTGGCTGTCCCGAGTGATGTCAATATTGATGAGTACCTGCGCCAGGTGGTAGAGGAGGAAAACTAG